One window of Elaeis guineensis isolate ETL-2024a chromosome 11, EG11, whole genome shotgun sequence genomic DNA carries:
- the LOC140852397 gene encoding uncharacterized protein, with protein MWISKKKKIKLDRNSQKCIFLGYAKGVKGYRLWDPTIHKIIISRDVVFNEESFQSIKKKQDDEAITSIEFFDAGNVVQAEQAQVNDEEDELTSYKTACESTNAEKWHCTMKKEMESL; from the exons ATGTggatttcaaaaaagaaaaagataaaattggaTAGAAACTCTCAGAAGTGCATCTTTCTTGGCTATGCTAAAGGAGTAAAGGGATATCGGTTGTGGGACCCTACTATCCACAAGATCATTATTAGCCGAGATGTTGTTTTtaatgaagaatcttttcaaagcATCAAGAAAAAGCAAGATGATGAAGCCATTACTTCTATCGAGTTCTTTGATGCAGGCAATGTGGTGCAAGCAGAGCAAGCACAAGTAAATGACGAG GAGGATGAGCTGACTTCATACAAGACGGCTTGTGAGTCTACCAATGCTGAAAAGTGGCATTGTACTATGAAGAAGGAGATGGAGTCACTTTGA